DNA sequence from the Gemmatimonadales bacterium genome:
TCGCCAGCCCGGGATTGCCCGCCACGACGGTGAGGGCCGCGTGGGTTGGACCGGCCACCACGGTCGGCACCCCTTTGAGGAGCACCGTCGCGCCCAGCGCGGCAGCGGCTTCGGTCGCCGCACCCCAGGGATCGACGCCTAACGCTGAGGCGAGGGTCGGAAAGAGGGCGCGAAACTCCCCGGCGTGCGGCGTCAGGACCGCCGTGCGCCCGGCGAGAATGCCCGCCAATCGATCAGGATCACCCTGAAAGGCCATCAGCGCGTCGGCATCGACGACGAGCGGTGCCTGACCCTGCGCGGCCAGCGAGCGCACGAACTCCCCCCGGCCCGCGTGACGGCCGAGTCCCGGGCCAACCACGACGGCGTCGGCGCGCTGGATCAGCGCTGTCAGCGCGTCGCTGGGCTGGTCGAACCCCGTTGCCACGGTCTGCAGATCCGGCTCGGCCGCCGCCAGCAGCGCCAGCGCCTCAGCCGGAGCGGCCACATGCACCAGACCCGCGCCGGCTGCGAACGCGGCGCGGGCCGCAAGCCGGGCGGCGCCAGTCATTCCGACGTCGCCGCCGACGATGACGATCCGGCCCCGGGTGCCTTTGTGACTCGATGCCGCCAGCCGGGTCGCCACCCTGACGGCCTCTCGCTCGCGCAGCACGGTGGGCCACTCTGCCGGGGCCGGCACGAACCCGATATCGAGGACCACGACTTCACCGACCTCGTCCCGCGCCAGAAGGTGTCCGCGCCGGTAGCCGCCGAACGTGAGCGTCAGGTCCACCTGAATGGCGTCACGCGACACCCCGGTATCGAGATCGAGCCCGGTCGGGCCGTCGATTGCGGCAATCGGCAGGTCGAGTTCGACCAAACGGGCCAGCAGCGAAGCCATCGCGGGTCGGGGGCGGCCGGAGGCGCCGGTGCCGAGCAGCGCATCGACCACCAGACCGACGGCGGGCCAAGGCCCGTCGGCGTCGAGCCTTCGGACCGAGGACCCCTCGGCGAGCTGCGCCTGGAGTTGATTGAGTGGAGAGGCGTTCCCGGGAACCGGTACGACCCAGACAGGCCACCCCAGCTGATGCAGGGTCCGGGCAATCACCCACCCGTCGCCGCCGTTGTTGCCGGGGCCGACGGCAATCAGGGTGCCCCGGCCCATCGCCGCACCGTACCGGGCGGTCAGCACCGCCGCTGCCGCCCGTCCCGCGCTCTCCATCAGCGCCACCGCCGGGAGCCCGGCGTCGACGGTCAAGCGATCCCAGGCCGACGCTTGCTGAGCAGAAACGACGGGAAGTGACGACATGCCGATCGTTCTCCTCCTGATAGCGGCGCTATGCTCCGCGCTCGGAGATCTTGCCGCGGCTCCAGCTGCAGGGGCCGCGTGGAACCCCGCGCCACAGGTACGACTCGGAGAAAGCCTGATCGAAGTCGTAGACCGAGTGGAAATCCTCGACTCGGTCTTCCGGCTGAGTAACTAGCAGCCCGACCTCGACGAGGGCAAAGACGATCCGGCCGATATCGGCCGTTCGACGAATGCCCCAATGGCCCAGCACCTGCTGAGCCATCAGGCCATACTGCTCGAGTGCGTGATCCCGGCAGGCCCGGGCCAGCTCCTGCCCGGAAACGTGGCGCCGGACGGTCAACCGATTCTGGACGTACTCGATGCTCTCGAGCACGAACAGGTACGCCTGCTCGTCGTAGTGGCTTTCCGACCGACGCAGTCGATCGACCAGCTCCGGCGCCAGGCGAATCTCGATCACGAGCGCTTCCCTGCTCCCGCGCCAACGCCCGCCGCCGGCCGGCCGGCCGGACGCCCGTTCCCCGCCGCTGCCTGCGCAGCAGTCGGCCCCGGCGGATAAAGGGGGTACCCCGAAGCCAGGCCACGCACCTCCTGGCGCACCCGGGCCACCGTGGCGTCGTCGGGTGACGAGAGCACCTCGTCGATCAACCGGGCAATCACATCCATTTCCGCCAGGCCCATCCCGCGGGTGGTAACCGCCGGGGTGCCCAGACGAATCCCA
Encoded proteins:
- a CDS encoding NAD(P)H-hydrate dehydratase is translated as MSSLPVVSAQQASAWDRLTVDAGLPAVALMESAGRAAAAVLTARYGAAMGRGTLIAVGPGNNGGDGWVIARTLHQLGWPVWVVPVPGNASPLNQLQAQLAEGSSVRRLDADGPWPAVGLVVDALLGTGASGRPRPAMASLLARLVELDLPIAAIDGPTGLDLDTGVSRDAIQVDLTLTFGGYRRGHLLARDEVGEVVVLDIGFVPAPAEWPTVLREREAVRVATRLAASSHKGTRGRIVIVGGDVGMTGAARLAARAAFAAGAGLVHVAAPAEALALLAAAEPDLQTVATGFDQPSDALTALIQRADAVVVGPGLGRHAGRGEFVRSLAAQGQAPLVVDADALMAFQGDPDRLAGILAGRTAVLTPHAGEFRALFPTLASALGVDPWGAATEAAAALGATVLLKGVPTVVAGPTHAALTVVAGNPGLATGGSGDTLSGMIGTWLAQRGEPGLVAAAAAHAMGEAADLAARRLTARAVRPMDVIAALPDVWRRWDQVRREVPAGLAPVLHSLPAPIGV